A part of Pectinophora gossypiella chromosome Z, ilPecGoss1.1, whole genome shotgun sequence genomic DNA contains:
- the LOC126380084 gene encoding piggyBac transposable element-derived protein 3-like has protein sequence MATESRRVAVRSRRVITDNDISEALNDSEFDYSGEDSDDDPEFIPSEISQRGNDHQISESSSSDEEDATLITPSASPALSSDSVYVSSTSQSRSRGRGRSVSRGRSRGRGRGRGTRVGDDFQQSEPPSLSTRQIAIRNRQTIDGIQDTWTKATIEPEMNDLMQPAYIHKETKNWEWNQFYDQYIDDEILTTIVNCTNRTHILETGKSMGLTLRELKIYIGITMIMSALQYPQIDMYWSEKWKVPIIAMAMTRNRFFFIRLRLKCVYDSEVSAEQKIQKTWKIQPLFQRILNGCHEQNRPKEMSIDEMIIPFTGKCPMRQYCPNKPNPVGLKVFVLATPQGVVCDMVVYQGDTTFPDLIGQGFGLGEAAVLTLTRTLVPGHLLFFDRFFTSTKLCDELLRRGFHGTGTIMKNRVPKSCVLTEEKVFRKKARGSSEVKVREDGKIAVTMWLDNKPVLMMSTCYCDQNHDECERWSKKYKRYERVRRPEVIKTYNQNMGGVDLTDRMLSVCPSRNRTKKWTIRVISHLFDLTVVNAWLQYRAVQIEKGAIKRNIIQMRQYKLDLGTKLIGDNEEQSDGESGGEEYEELEPKHKKRKILIKPIPSRERRMKSAAHLPEYNTKQSRCRNRGCSKKTTVYCIKCDIYLCFTPNRNCFSDFHKDAE, from the exons ATGGCGACTGAAAGCAGACGTGTGGCAGTGCGCTCGCGCAGAG TTATAACAGATAATGACATATCTGAAGCTTTAAATGACTCCGAGTTTGACTATTCCGGAGAAGATTCGGATGACGATCCAGAGTTCATTCCATCAGAGATCAGCCAAAGAGGCAATGACCATCAAATCAGTGAGTCTAGCAGTTCAGACGAAGAAGACGCTACGTTAATCACTCCTTCTGCTTCTCCAGCGTTATCCAGCGATTCAGTTTATGTATCTTCGACATCACAGTCTCGATCACGAGGTCGTGGGAGAAGCGTTTCGCGTGGACGTTCTCGCGGTCGTGGGCGTGGACGTGGAACACGAGTTGGAGATGATTTTCAGCAGTCAGAACCACCATCTTTGTCTACTCGACAGATAGCAATCAGAAATCGCCAAACAATCGATGGTATTCAAGATACGTGGACCAAAGCTACTATAGAACCAGAAATGAATGATTTGATGCAACCAGCGTATATACATaaagaaactaaaaattggGAGTGGAATCAGTTCTATGATCAATATATCGATGATGAAATACTAACAACGATCGTTAATTGTACAAATAGAACACATATTTTAGAGACAGGTAAATCAATGGGGCTTACTTTGAGAgaacttaaaatatatattggtaTCACAATGATAATGTCTGCGTTACAGTATCCTCAAATTGATATGTACTGGTCAGAAAAATGGAAGGTTCCCATCATTGCAATGGCTATGACAAGAAACAGATTCTTTTTTATTAGACTTCGCCTAAAGTGTGTTTACGACAGTGAAGTATCTGcagaacaaaaaatacaaaaaacttgGAAAATACAACCACTTTTTCAAAGAATATTAAATGGTTGTCATGAACAAAACAGGCCTAAAGAAATGAGCATTGATGAAATGATTATCCCTTTCACCGGAAAATGTCCAATGCGTCAATACTGCCCCAACAAACCTAATCCCGTTGGGTTGAAAGTGTTTGTCCTCGCAACTCCTCAAGGCGTTGTTTGCGATATGGTGGTGTATCAGGGAGACACTACGTTCCCGGATTTGATCGGCCAAGGTTTTGGTTTAGGCGAAGCAGCCGTTTTAACTTTAACTCGCACATTGGTCCCtggtcatttattatttttcgatcGTTTTTTCACTTCTACAAAACTGTGCGATGAACTATTGAGACGTGGATTTCATGGTACAGGTACCATTATGAAAAACAGAGTTCCTAAAAGCTGTGTCTTGACAGAAGAAAAAGTATTCCGAAAAAAGGCGAGAGGAAGTAGTGAAGTGAAGGTAAGAGAGGATGGAAAAATCGCTGTTACAATGTGGCTCGACAACAAACCAGTATTAATGATGTCCACTTGTTACTGTGATCAAAACCACGACGAATGCGAACGTTGGTCTAAAAAATATAAGCGATATGAAAGAGTTAGAAGGCCCGAAGTTATTAAAACTTACAACCAAAACATGGGTGGAGTCGACCTTACAGATCGCATGCTTTCAGTCTGCCCATCGCGTAACCGAACAAAAAAGTGGACAATTCGTGTTATATCACATCTCTTTGATTTGACGGTGGTAAATGCTTGGCTGCAATATAGAGCTGTTCAAATAGAGAAAGGTGCCATAAAGAGAAACATAATACAAATGCGTCAGTACAAACTCGATTTGGGTACAAAACTTATTGGAGACAATGAAGAACAAAGTGATGGTGAAAGTGGAGGTGAAGAGTATGAAGAGCTCGAACCCAAACACAAGAAACGTAAGATCCTTATCAAACCAATACCTTCCAGAGAACGCCGTATGAAGTCTGCTGCACACTTACCCGAATATAACACTAAACAATCGCGCTGTAGGAATAGAGGATGCTCCAAAAAGACCACAGTTTACTGCATAAAATGTGATATTTATCTCTGTTTTACACCAAATAGGAATTGTTTTTCCGACTTCCACAAGGATGCTGAGTAG